One genomic window of Parus major isolate Abel chromosome 11, Parus_major1.1, whole genome shotgun sequence includes the following:
- the NUP93 gene encoding nuclear pore complex protein Nup93 isoform X4 — protein MAEEYHRESMLVEWEQVKQRILHSLLASGEDALDFTQENEPSYVGEMGPPGRSSLDSVEMAYARQIYIYNEKIVNGHLQPNLVDLCAATAGLDDKNISEMWAMVKQMTDVTLVPASDALKVRTNMEVRMEFVRHALHYLEESYKNYTFVTVFGNLHQAQLGGVPGTYQLVRSFLNIKLPASVPGLQDGEVEGHPVWALIYYCMRCGDLTAAMHVVKRAQHQLGEFKTWFQEYMHSKDRRLSPATENKLRLHYRRALRNNTDPYKRAVYCIIGRCDITDNQSEVADKTEDYLWLKLNQVCFDDGGTSSPQDRLTLSQFQKQLLEDYGESHFAVNQPPFLYFQVLFLTAQFEAAIAFLFRTERLRCHAVHVALVLFELKLLLKASGQSAQLLSHEAGDPPGIRRLNFVRLLMLYTRKFESTDPREALQYFYFLRNEKDSQGENMFLRCVSEIVIESREFDMILGKLEKDGSRKPGVIDKFTSDTKSVINKVASAAENKGLFEEAAKLYDLAKNPDKVLELMNKLLSPVVPQISTPQSNKERLKNMAHSIAERYKAQGISAKKSIDSTFYLLLDLITFFDEYHAGHVDRAFDIIERLKLVPLSQDCVKERVSAFRNFSDEIKHNLSEVLLATMNILFTKYKRMKGTSPTTPARPQRVMEDKDSQLQSQARALIMFAGMIPYRTSGDTNARLVQMEILMN, from the exons CCCAGCTATGTTGGTGAGATGGGTCCTCCAGGTCGCAGCTCTTTGGACAGTGTGGAGATGGCATATGCTCGTCAG atttatatttataatgaGAAGATAGTGAATGGACATCTGCAGCCTAACCTGGTGGATCTTTGTGCTGCTACTGCAGGCCTGGATGATAAG AACATCTCCGAGATGTGGGCCATGGTGAAACAAATGACCGACGTCACCCTGGTTCCTGCCAGCGATGCCCTGAAGGTCCGGACCAACATGGAGGTGCGCATGGAGTTCGTGAGGCACGCTCTGCACTACCTGGAGGAAAG TTACAAAAATTACACTTTTGTGACAGTCTTTGGAAACTTGCACCAGGCTCAGCTGGGTGGAGTCCCAGGCACCTACCAACTGGTCCGCAGCTTCTTGAACATCAAACTCCCGGCGTCTGTCCCTGGCCTGCAG GATGGTGAGGTGGAGGGCCATCCCGTGTGGGCACTGATTTACTACTGCATGCGCTGTGGAGATCTGACTGCAGCCATGCACGTGGTGAAACgggcacagcaccagctgggAGAGTTCAAAACCTGGTTCCAGGAGTACATGCACAGTAAAGACAGAAG aCTGTCTCctgccacagaaaataaactgcgTCTTCATTACAGACGAGCTCTGAGAAATAACACTGACCCCTACAAAAGGGCTGTTTATTGTATTATTGGCCGTTGTGACATTACAGACAACCAGAGTGAAGTTGCTGATAAAACAGAAGATTATCTTTGGCTAAAA CTGAACCAAGTGTGTTTTGATGATGGTGGCACGAGCTCCCCACAGGACCGGCTAACGTTATCACAGttccagaagcagctgctggaagacTATG GTGAATCACATTTTGCGGTGAACCAGCCACCTTTCCTCTACTTCCAAGTGTTGTTCTTGACAGCACAGTTTGAAGCTgcaattgcttttcttttccgGACAGAGCGCTTGCGCTGTCACGCTGTTCATGTTGCTTTGGTCCTGTTTGAGTTAAAATTGCTCCTGAAAGCATCTGGGCAGAGTGCACAGCTGT TGAGCCATGAAGCTGGTGACCCTCCTGGTATCAGACGTTTAAATTTTGTGCGGCTTTTGATGCTTTACACGCGTAAGTTTGAATCAACAGATCCAAGGGAAGCTCTGCAGTACTTTTACTTTCTCAG GAACGAGAAGGACAGCCAAGGAGAGAATATGTTCTTGCGTTGCGTTAGTGAAATAGTAATTGAAAGCAGAGAG TTTGATATGATTcttggaaagctggaaaaagatGGTAGTAGGAAG CCTGGAGTGATAGACAAGTTTACAAGTGACACAAAATCTGTTATTAACAAAGTggcttctgcagcagaaaataaaggattGTTTGAAGAAGCTGCAAAACTCTATGACCTTGCAAAG AACCCTGACAAAGTTTTAGAACTGATGAATAAGCTCCTTAGTCCAGTTGTTCCCCAGATCAGCACTCCCCAGTCAAACAAGGAGCGGTTGAAGAACATGGCCCATTCCATTGCTGAGAG GTACAAAGCACAGGGGATAAGTGCAAAGAAATCCATTGATTCCACGTTCTACCTTCTGCTAGACTTAATCACATTTTTTGATGAATATCACGCTGGTCACGTTGACAGGGCCTTTGAT ATTATTGAACGCCTGAAGCTTGTACCTCTTAGCCAAGATTGCGTCAAGGAGAGAGTCTCTGCCTTCCGGAATTTCAGTGATGAA ATCAAACACAATTTATCTGAGGTCCTGCTTGCAaccatgaatattttattcaccAAATATAAGAGGATGAAAGGCACAAGCCCAACCACTCCGGCCAGACCCCAGCGGGTAATGGAAGACAAAGATTCG CAACTTCAGTCTCAAGCTCGTGCACTGATAATGTTTGCTGGGATGATCCCATACAGAACATCAGGAGACACAAATGCAAGACTGGTGCAAATGGAGATCCTTATGAATTag
- the NUP93 gene encoding nuclear pore complex protein Nup93 isoform X2, whose product MRACFQQEGFLKNEKDNALLSAIEESRRRTFAMAEEYHRESMLVEWEQVKQRILHSLLASGEDALDFTQENEPSYVGEMGPPGRSSLDSVEMAYARQIYIYNEKIVNGHLQPNLVDLCAATAGLDDKNISEMWAMVKQMTDVTLVPASDALKVRTNMEVRMEFVRHALHYLEESYKNYTFVTVFGNLHQAQLGGVPGTYQLVRSFLNIKLPASVPGLQDGEVEGHPVWALIYYCMRCGDLTAAMHVVKRAQHQLGEFKTWFQEYMHSKDRRLSPATENKLRLHYRRALRNNTDPYKRAVYCIIGRCDITDNQSEVADKTEDYLWLKLNQVCFDDGGTSSPQDRLTLSQFQKQLLEDYGESHFAVNQPPFLYFQVLFLTAQFEAAIAFLFRTERLRCHAVHVALVLFELKLLLKASGQSAQLLSHEAGDPPGIRRLNFVRLLMLYTRKFESTDPREALQYFYFLRNEKDSQGENMFLRCVSEIVIESREFDMILGKLEKDGSRKPGVIDKFTSDTKSVINKVASAAENKGLFEEAAKLYDLAKNPDKVLELMNKLLSPVVPQISTPQSNKERLKNMAHSIAERYKAQGISAKKSIDSTFYLLLDLITFFDEYHAGHVDRAFDIIERLKLVPLSQDCVKERVSAFRNFSDEIKHNLSEVLLATMNILFTKYKRMKGTSPTTPARPQRVMEDKDSQLQSQARALIMFAGMIPYRTSGDTNARLVQMEILMN is encoded by the exons CCCAGCTATGTTGGTGAGATGGGTCCTCCAGGTCGCAGCTCTTTGGACAGTGTGGAGATGGCATATGCTCGTCAG atttatatttataatgaGAAGATAGTGAATGGACATCTGCAGCCTAACCTGGTGGATCTTTGTGCTGCTACTGCAGGCCTGGATGATAAG AACATCTCCGAGATGTGGGCCATGGTGAAACAAATGACCGACGTCACCCTGGTTCCTGCCAGCGATGCCCTGAAGGTCCGGACCAACATGGAGGTGCGCATGGAGTTCGTGAGGCACGCTCTGCACTACCTGGAGGAAAG TTACAAAAATTACACTTTTGTGACAGTCTTTGGAAACTTGCACCAGGCTCAGCTGGGTGGAGTCCCAGGCACCTACCAACTGGTCCGCAGCTTCTTGAACATCAAACTCCCGGCGTCTGTCCCTGGCCTGCAG GATGGTGAGGTGGAGGGCCATCCCGTGTGGGCACTGATTTACTACTGCATGCGCTGTGGAGATCTGACTGCAGCCATGCACGTGGTGAAACgggcacagcaccagctgggAGAGTTCAAAACCTGGTTCCAGGAGTACATGCACAGTAAAGACAGAAG aCTGTCTCctgccacagaaaataaactgcgTCTTCATTACAGACGAGCTCTGAGAAATAACACTGACCCCTACAAAAGGGCTGTTTATTGTATTATTGGCCGTTGTGACATTACAGACAACCAGAGTGAAGTTGCTGATAAAACAGAAGATTATCTTTGGCTAAAA CTGAACCAAGTGTGTTTTGATGATGGTGGCACGAGCTCCCCACAGGACCGGCTAACGTTATCACAGttccagaagcagctgctggaagacTATG GTGAATCACATTTTGCGGTGAACCAGCCACCTTTCCTCTACTTCCAAGTGTTGTTCTTGACAGCACAGTTTGAAGCTgcaattgcttttcttttccgGACAGAGCGCTTGCGCTGTCACGCTGTTCATGTTGCTTTGGTCCTGTTTGAGTTAAAATTGCTCCTGAAAGCATCTGGGCAGAGTGCACAGCTGT TGAGCCATGAAGCTGGTGACCCTCCTGGTATCAGACGTTTAAATTTTGTGCGGCTTTTGATGCTTTACACGCGTAAGTTTGAATCAACAGATCCAAGGGAAGCTCTGCAGTACTTTTACTTTCTCAG GAACGAGAAGGACAGCCAAGGAGAGAATATGTTCTTGCGTTGCGTTAGTGAAATAGTAATTGAAAGCAGAGAG TTTGATATGATTcttggaaagctggaaaaagatGGTAGTAGGAAG CCTGGAGTGATAGACAAGTTTACAAGTGACACAAAATCTGTTATTAACAAAGTggcttctgcagcagaaaataaaggattGTTTGAAGAAGCTGCAAAACTCTATGACCTTGCAAAG AACCCTGACAAAGTTTTAGAACTGATGAATAAGCTCCTTAGTCCAGTTGTTCCCCAGATCAGCACTCCCCAGTCAAACAAGGAGCGGTTGAAGAACATGGCCCATTCCATTGCTGAGAG GTACAAAGCACAGGGGATAAGTGCAAAGAAATCCATTGATTCCACGTTCTACCTTCTGCTAGACTTAATCACATTTTTTGATGAATATCACGCTGGTCACGTTGACAGGGCCTTTGAT ATTATTGAACGCCTGAAGCTTGTACCTCTTAGCCAAGATTGCGTCAAGGAGAGAGTCTCTGCCTTCCGGAATTTCAGTGATGAA ATCAAACACAATTTATCTGAGGTCCTGCTTGCAaccatgaatattttattcaccAAATATAAGAGGATGAAAGGCACAAGCCCAACCACTCCGGCCAGACCCCAGCGGGTAATGGAAGACAAAGATTCG CAACTTCAGTCTCAAGCTCGTGCACTGATAATGTTTGCTGGGATGATCCCATACAGAACATCAGGAGACACAAATGCAAGACTGGTGCAAATGGAGATCCTTATGAATTag